One stretch of candidate division TA06 bacterium DNA includes these proteins:
- the rpsT gene encoding 30S ribosomal protein S20 translates to MDRHKSAEKRTRQNERRRMRNKGMKSAMRTAIKKASAEPKTENLNTTYSMIDKAVKKHLIHKKTAARMKSKLARTVSPKPKPQQRETSDKS, encoded by the coding sequence TTGGATAGACACAAATCTGCTGAGAAGAGAACTCGTCAAAATGAACGGCGAAGGATGAGGAACAAGGGGATGAAGTCCGCCATGAGGACTGCCATAAAGAAAGCCTCTGCCGAACCAAAGACCGAAAACCTGAATACCACGTATTCCATGATTGACAAGGCGGTCAAGAAACATCTGATTCATAAGAAGACCGCAGCCAGGATGAAGTCTAAACTGGCCCGCACCGTGAGCCCCAAACCAAAACCCCAACAAAGAGAAACAAGCGACAAGTCGTAA